Part of the Bacteroidota bacterium genome is shown below.
TTAAGCATTTCCGATTCTTTAACAGCCGAAGCCAAGTCCCATTTCAACTTTACACTACAAGTAAAAATTTTCTCTACGCGCTCCGGGTATTTTAAAGCAAACATTAAAGCAGCGTAACCGCCCATACTGTATCCAAACAAATTTATTTTTTCAATTTTATTGCTGTCTAAAAACTTCAAAATATCGTCAACAAAAACAGTAAAATTTAAACCACTAATAGGTAACATCTGTCCGCCATGTCCACTAAAATTAAGTGCATAGGTTTTATACTGACCTTCCATTTTAGCCCTTAATGTATCAAATTGATTGGATGATGCTAATGCCCCATGGAGAAATAATATTGAGTTCATAGATATAGTTTATTGCAATGTTAATAATATTTAAAACAGAATATATTATTTTTAAACCCATCTTTTGTTAAAAAAATGAAAAAATAAGTTTAATTATTGATAGCTTTTTATATTTTTGACATCCAACAATCATGATAAACAGAATTAAAATTAAAACAATACGCAGCTTGCTTGCGTTTTTTTTAGTAGTTGTAGCACAGTATTCTTTTGCCCAAGTGCAGGATCCAACTTCACCTGGTTATGACTATGGCTCTACAGATTCTACTACTCAAACTCCGGAAAGTACAACAGACTCATCTGCTCAAACCGGAGCTAAACCATATGAAAGAATTGTATTAGAAATAGACTCTAACACAAATCTTATTACATACGGAGCCGTAGTTGAACAAGAAGAAAGCGGAAGTGATTCCTTATATACACGAGCCAAAAAATTTGCAGAAAAAGTATTTGGCAAGGATAAATCTATTTTTGAAGTGCAAAAAAACGGACAAAAATTGGTAATGAATGCTTCTATTCCTGCCTATTCTTATGCCAATAAATTTAATAAAAGATTAATTGGAAAGTATGAGTTTAAAATGACCGTTCTGGTAAAAGAAGGTCGTTATAAATACACTATTACTAATCTAGTACACCAAGGCAATCAACCTAATATTGGTAAACCATTTAGAAATTATTTCGAATACTATTATAACTCTACTATCAACGTAAAAATGTACGATACCATTTTACGCTACGCTGATAGAGAAATCAAAGAAACAATGGTTCGTTTTCAAACATCCATGAAAGAGCCTAAGTTAATTGATGAAGACGAATGGTAAACATTTAAAAATAAATAAGGCTATTGAAATTTCAATAGCCTTATTTATTACTACACTAAATAAACGTAAATAATAAATTCAAGTTTTATTCTTATGTCAATAATACTAACACCTGAGGTTACTTTAGCGGCATTACAAAAGCGTAATGCCAATACCATGAGCGAATGGCTCGGAATTGAATTTATAGAACTTACAGCAGATTACTTAATAGCTAAAATGCCTGTTGACCATAGAACAATACAACCTTTGGGTGTTGTAAACGGTGGTGCTTTTTGTGCCTTATCAGAAACAGTGGGTAGCATGGCTGCCAATTTGTGTATTGACAGGGAAAAATATGTAGCGGTAGGCTTGGATATTAATGCCAACCATGTGCGTTCAGCCCATAAAGGATGGGTGTATGGCAAAGCCACACCTATACATATTGGCCGCAGCACTCATGTTTGGGAAATAAAAATTACCAATGATGAAGGCAAATTATGTTGCATTAGCCGATTAACCATGAGTGTAATTGACCTTAAAAGCAATTAATGAAACAACACAAAGCAACTGTATTTTATAAGTTACCGGGCCAGAATCCAATAGTAAAAAAATCGGCTTCGGTAATGGATGAATTAGTGGAGGTTGATTTTAATGCAGACAATACCTTTTATTTTTCTCCTTATAATAAGGGCTCAAAAGCTTACCAATTCAACTTAGAAAAAGACATTAAGCTTTTTGAAGTAATGGCCTTTAGCCAGTATCATCAAGCTCATTACGATAACCAGTCTGATTTTATACATAAAGTACAGGTAGCTGTTGATACCATGAAAAATAACAACAGTATGAGTAAAGTGGTATTGGCAAGATGCAGCAAAATAAATATTGATGATAGCTTTAACGTCAATGCTTACTTTTTAAACTTATGTACTACCTACCCTAATGCTTTTGTATATGCAGTTTCAAGTAGTGTTACGGGTACATGGATAGCAGCTACTCCTGAATTGTTAATGGGTATAGACAACCAAACGGTTAAAACAACTGCTTTAGCCGGCACAAGGCTCAGTAGCAACGACCAATTAAGTTGGGGAGAAAAAGAAATAACCGAACATTATAAAGTTGAATATTACATTGAACAGCTTTTAGCTAAATATCCTTTTAAACAAGTCAGTAAACAAGGCCCCGTAACTATTAATGCAGGTCATTTGGAACATATTTTTTCTGCTTACCTTTTTCAAAACGATCCACAATATATCTCACAGTTCTTATCTGACCTTAACCCAACTCCTGCCGTTGGTGGTTTACCAAAAGAAACTGCTCTTTCATTTATCAATGAACAAGAAAACTTAGCAAGAAAATTTTATACCGGCTTTGCGGGTGTAAGCAATAATAATCAACTACAGTTATTTGTAAATTTACGCTGTATGGAATTGTTTAAAAAATTTGCTGTGCTATATGCAGGTGGTGGTATTACTGCCGATTCTAATGCAGCTCAAGAATGGATAGAAACGGAAAATAAATTAGCCATACTTGCCAAATTTATTGCCTAAGCTTTTATCACCCTATTTACTACAACAAAAAAGCCAACTCAAATGAGTTGGCTTTTTTGTTTCTTACTAATGTTTTATTAATTCATTAGTTAAACGAACGTAATTCTTATTTGTTAATAACAAACGATTTGCTGTAAGTACCTTTTTCAGTAACAATTCTCATAAAGTACAATCCATTGCTTTGGCTACTCATGTCTAAACTTGTTTTGTCTTGAACAAAAGTGTTACCTTCTGTTTTTTGTACCAACTGTCCTGTTACTGTGTATACTTCTATACCTTGTATGGCTATGTTGTTTTTCATCTCCACATATACCATTCCTTTACTTGGTGATGGATACATGTTAAAGTAAGTCTCAAATACATTTTCGTATAAACCGGTGTTACATACTTGTTCTGATACGCTAACTTGACGAATAACAGTTACTGAGCGATTACCAGAAGGGTCTGTTACTACATAACTTATTGGATATACTCCCGGTACATCATTTTGTAAAGCTGATAAATCTCTGATTACATTGTTAGCTAAACCACTGTAGTATCTATCTTCTACTGTAAAGCCAGGCTCAACAAAATCACAGAAACGTAACATATTGGTAGGGTTAGTTCCCAATAGTTTAATAACAGGTAAGCTGTGTTTCACCACACTTACATTTCTGGTTACACTGTCTTTATTACCCACACAGTCTGTTACCACATAAGTTACCATAAAGGTTCCTAATGAATCGGTACGTAAGTTGCTTGGTGTAACTACCGTTACCAATGTGTTTATATGGCAATAGTTATCGCTCACACTCACACCAGGGTCATTAAATACTTCGTATACTTCTACCTCTTCTGTTTGGTTACCATTTAAGCTGATGCCCGGTTTAATATAATCACTCACCTCTACCGATGCTGTGAAAGTCACCGCTGCATTGCCTGATGAATCCGTTACATTATATACCACAAAGTACTGGCCTATATTGTTAGGGTTCACACCACTGTTAAAGGTTACACTTAAACTCTTATCATAATTATCTGTTGCAGTAATAATGTTCAATGGGTTGAATACAGAGTTAATCTGGTGTTTGTATACCAAACCTGCATATTTTTTGGTAATAACAGGAGCTGTCCTGTCTCTTACCTCAATAGTTCTGGTCATGGTTTTATTAAAGTTAAATGCATCTGTAATGCTATAAGTCATCGTATAATTACCTACTTTGGTTTTATTTAAATCGGTAGTTATAATTACATTGTTTCTTACATCATTACCCGTATTGTCTAAAGCAATAAAACCAGGTTCTATATAATCTGTGTTTACCTCTAAAGTTACTACTGTTGGTGGTGTTAATATTAAGATAGGTCCTGTATTGTTTAACTCAACAATGACAGTACGAACCAAGGTGTCTGATACATTACCTGAGTAATCTTTTACAAAGTATTTAACCGTGTACACCCCTAAATTGCTGGTGTCAACAGTAGAGATTGTTTCTACTCTGCCTGATACATT
Proteins encoded:
- a CDS encoding DUF4468 domain-containing protein — translated: MINRIKIKTIRSLLAFFLVVVAQYSFAQVQDPTSPGYDYGSTDSTTQTPESTTDSSAQTGAKPYERIVLEIDSNTNLITYGAVVEQEESGSDSLYTRAKKFAEKVFGKDKSIFEVQKNGQKLVMNASIPAYSYANKFNKRLIGKYEFKMTVLVKEGRYKYTITNLVHQGNQPNIGKPFRNYFEYYYNSTINVKMYDTILRYADREIKETMVRFQTSMKEPKLIDEDEW
- a CDS encoding alpha/beta hydrolase, whose amino-acid sequence is MNSILFLHGALASSNQFDTLRAKMEGQYKTYALNFSGHGGQMLPISGLNFTVFVDDILKFLDSNKIEKINLFGYSMGGYAALMFALKYPERVEKIFTCSVKLKWDLASAVKESEMLNADKIAEKVPAFANNLMLTHGINLWKNLLKSTSDMMMDLANGQLLTDEDFTKISKHVLLAIGDRDKTASLNDTLDVYKRIPTAELLVMPNAPHEFNKIDTDLIALQVQRFFMN
- a CDS encoding chorismate-binding protein yields the protein MKQHKATVFYKLPGQNPIVKKSASVMDELVEVDFNADNTFYFSPYNKGSKAYQFNLEKDIKLFEVMAFSQYHQAHYDNQSDFIHKVQVAVDTMKNNNSMSKVVLARCSKINIDDSFNVNAYFLNLCTTYPNAFVYAVSSSVTGTWIAATPELLMGIDNQTVKTTALAGTRLSSNDQLSWGEKEITEHYKVEYYIEQLLAKYPFKQVSKQGPVTINAGHLEHIFSAYLFQNDPQYISQFLSDLNPTPAVGGLPKETALSFINEQENLARKFYTGFAGVSNNNQLQLFVNLRCMELFKKFAVLYAGGGITADSNAAQEWIETENKLAILAKFIA
- a CDS encoding hotdog fold thioesterase gives rise to the protein MSIILTPEVTLAALQKRNANTMSEWLGIEFIELTADYLIAKMPVDHRTIQPLGVVNGGAFCALSETVGSMAANLCIDREKYVAVGLDINANHVRSAHKGWVYGKATPIHIGRSTHVWEIKITNDEGKLCCISRLTMSVIDLKSN